A single region of the Phyllostomus discolor isolate MPI-MPIP mPhyDis1 chromosome 14, mPhyDis1.pri.v3, whole genome shotgun sequence genome encodes:
- the KLHL20 gene encoding kelch-like protein 20: protein MEGKPMRRCTSIRPGETGMDVTSRCTLGDPNKLPEGVPQPARMPYISDKHPRQTLEVINLLRKHRELCDVVLVVGAKKIYAHRVILSACSPYFRAMFTGELAESRQTEVVIRDIDERAMELLIDFAYTSQITVEEGNVQTLLPAACLLQLAEIQEACCEFLKRQLDPSNCLGIRAFADTHSCRELLRIADKFTQHNFQEVMESEEFMLLPANQLIDIISSDELNVRSEEQVFNAVMAWVKYSIQERRPQLPQVLQHVRLPLLSPKFLVGTVGSDPLIKSDEECRDLVDEAKNYLLLPQERPLMQGPRTRPRKPIRCGEVLFAVGGWCSGDAISSVERYDPQTNEWRMVASMSKRRCGVGVSVLDDLLYAVGGHDGSSYLNSVERYDPKTNQWSSDVAPTSTCRTSVGVAVLGGFLYAVGGQDGVSCLNIVERYDPKENKWTRVASMSTRRLGVAVAVLGGFLYAVGGSDGTSPLNTVERYNPQENRWHTIAPMGTRRKHLGCAVYQDMIYAVGGRDDTTELSSAERYNPRTNQWSPVVAMTSRRSGVGLAVVNGQLMAVGGFDGTTYLKTIEVFDPDANTWRLYGGMNYRRLGGGVGVIKMTHCESHIW, encoded by the exons ATGGAAGGCAAGCCAATGCGCAG GTGTACCAGCATTCGACCAGGAGAGACTGGAATGGATGTGACAAGCCGCTGCACCCTTGGAGACCCCAACAAACTGCCCGAAGGGGTTCCCCAGCCCGCCCGCATGCCCTATATCTCCGACAAGCACCCTCGACAAACCCTGGAAGTGATTAACCTGCTGAGGAAGCACCGGGAGCTGTGCGACGTGGTCCTGGTGGTGGGCGCCAAGAAGATCTATGCCCACCGAGTCATTTTGTCGGCCTGCAGCCCCTACTTCCGAGCGATGTTCACGGGGGAGCTGGCAGAGAGCCGGCAGACAGAGGTAGTGATCCGGGACATAGACGAGAGGGCCATGGAGCTGCTGATTGACTTTGCGTATACCTCCCAGATCACCGTGGAGGAGGGCAACGTCCAGACCCTCCTCCCAGCCGCATGCCTCCTCCAGCTGGCGGAAATCCAGGAAGCCTGCTGTGAGTTCTTAAAGAGACAGCTAGACCCTTCTAACTGCCTTGGTATTCGGGCCTTTGCGGACACACACTCGTGCCGTGAGTTGCTGCGGATAGCAGACAAGTTCACTCAGCACAACTTCCAAGAG GTGATGGAAAGTGAAGAGTTCATGTTGCTCCCAGCCAATCAGCTCATCGACATAATATCCAGCGATGAGCTAAACGTTCGCAGTGAAGAACAGGTGTTCAACGCGGTGATGGCCTGGGTCAAGTACAGCATCCAAGAGAGACGTCCTCAGCTGCCTCAG GTGCTGCAGCACGTCCGCCTGCCGTTGCTCAGTCCCAAGTTCCTGGTGGGCACTGTGGGCTCGGACCCCCTCATCAAGAGTGATGAAGAATGCAG AGACCTGGTGGACGAGGCTAAAAACTacctcctgctgccccaggagcGGCCGCTGATGCAGGGACCGAGGACACGGCCACGGAAGCCCATCCGCTGTGGAGAAGTGCTGTTTGCAG TCGGTGGTTGGTGCAGTGGAGATGCCATCTCCAGCGTGGAACGCTATGACCCGCAGACCAACGAGTGGCGGATGGTGGCGTCCATGAGCAAACGGCGCTGTGGGGTCGGGGTCAGTGTCCTGGACGACCTGTTGTACGCGGTCGGCGGCCACGACGGGTCCTCCTATCTCAATAGTGTTGAAAG GTATGACCCTAAAACCAACCAGTGGAGCAGTGACGTGGCCCCCACGAGCACCTGCAGGACAAGCGTGGGCGTGGCGGTGCTCGGAGGCTTCCTCTACGCCGTCGGAGGCCAGGACGGCGTGTCCTGCCTCAACATTGTGGAGAG GTACGACCCGAAGGAGAACAAGTGGACCCGCGTGGCTTCCATGAGCACGCGAAGGCTAGGCGTGGCCGTGGCCGTGTTAGGAGGCTTCTTATACGCCGTGGGCGGCTCTGACGGGACGTCTCCACTCAACACAG TGGAGCGCTACAACCCCCAGGAGAACAGGTGGCACACCATAGCGCCCATGGGGACGCGGAGGAAACACCTGGGCTGCGCGGTGTACCAGGACATGATCTATGCCGTGGGGGGCAGAGACGACACCACAGAGCTTAGCAGTGCCGAGAGGTACAACCCCAGGACGAACCAGTGGTCTCCGGTGGTGGCTATGACGTCCCGCCGCAGCGGA GTCGGCCTGGCGGTGGTGAACGGACAGCTCATGGCGGTAGGAGGGTTTGACGGCACCACGTACTTGAAGACCATTGAAGTTTTCGACCCTGACGCCAATACGTGGAG GCTGTACGGCGGGATGAACTACCGGCGGCTGGGCGGCGGCGTGGGCGTGATTAAGATGACGCACTGTGAGTCCCACATCTGGTGA